A genomic stretch from Vulpes lagopus strain Blue_001 chromosome 11, ASM1834538v1, whole genome shotgun sequence includes:
- the UPP1 gene encoding uridine phosphorylase 1 isoform X1, whose protein sequence is MPAGSSREGPGEPPSSGARPRGSQPEGDAGSRRAHILGASREREPAAEPPGGGSNCRVAPPSPPKSGWRQRPGTRGGAGRTDGSGGRRAGGAGTIPWLPPPPPPLDVEAASFPFGSVSERARGQSTHVLRRSKTRAERRPPKVETPREGLEPGSVVVTQQAVDASFSPVFEQMVLGKRVVQRTDLDQELAQELMQCATDLPEFPTVLAKTMCTSDFYEGQGRLDGALCSYTEKDKQEYLRAAHAAGVRNIEMESSVLAAMCSACGIPVAVVCVTLLNRLDGDQVSSPHDVLVKYQQRPQRLVSHFIKKRLAATGTLKA, encoded by the exons GATGCGGGCAGCAGAAGAGCCCACATTCTGGGGGCGTCGAGGGAGCGAGAGCCGGCCGCTGAGCCTCCTGGAGGTGGGAGCAACTGCAGAgtcgctcccccctccccccccaagaGCGGGTGGAGACAGAGGCCAGGTACACGCGGGGGAGCGGGACGGACTGACGGTTCAGGAGGACGGCGGGCCGGCGGCGCTGGGACCATCCCCTggctcccccccccgccccctcccctagACGTTGAAGCAGCCAGTTTCCCATTCGGGTCAGTGTCAGAAAGGGCTCGTGGTCAGAGCACCCACGTGCTCAGAAGATCAAAGACTCGAGCAGAACGACGTCCGCCCAAGGTGGAGACGCCCCGGGAAG GTCTGGAGCCCGGCTCCGTGGTCGTCACCCAGCAGGCGGTGGATGCCTCCTTCTCGCCCGTGTTTGAGCAGATGGTCTTGGGGAAGCGAGTGGTTCAGAGGACAGACCTGGACCAGGAGCTGGCGCAGGAGCTGATGCAGTGCGCCACAGACCTGCCGGAGTTCCCCACGGTCCTGGCCAAGACCATGTGCACCTCAGACTTCTACGAAG GCCAAGGCCGTCTGGACGGCGCTCTCTGCTCCTACACCGAGAAGGACAAGCAGGAATACCTGCGGGCGGCCCACGCAGCCGGTGTCCGCAACATCGAGATGGAGTCTTCAGTCTTGGCTGCCATGTGCAGCGCGTGTGGCATCCCAG TGGCCGTGGTGTGTGTCACTCTGCTCAACCGCCTGGACGGGGACCAGGTCAGTAGCCCGCATGATGTGCTGGTCAAGTACCAGCAGCGGCCTCAGCGCCTCGTGAGCCATTTCATCAAGAAGCGCCTCGCGGCCACCGGGACCCTGAAAGCCTAA